In a genomic window of Caloramator mitchellensis:
- the hypF gene encoding carbamoyltransferase HypF, protein MKRSRININGIVQGVGFRPFINKLVTNYCLKGWVKNTSQGVMIEVEGDENSIYDFINDIKNKSPKLAYIEKIEYEFCKNLKFYNEFQIEKSHQFDKKFTFISPDVGICDDCLAELFDKNDRRYRYPFINCTNCGPRFTIIKDVPYDREKTTMRQFEMCHSCYNEYVDIEDRRYHAQPNCCYICGPEVFFSYDNEIVSGEVAIKKAIDFIKQKKIIAIKGLGGFHVACDALDEKTVTQLRLRKGREEKPFAIMVKDIITAEKFCIITDEEKEILSSFRRPIVLLKKKNNLLDYISDNDSLGVMLPYTPLHYLIMENFDVLVMTSGNEHDIPIYYKNEDAVEGLKNIADGFLMNNRDIHVRCDDSIVKVFEGKEYFIRRSRGYVPFPIKFDVDEHILACGAEQKGAFALSKSGFIFSSQHIGELRNIETFEHYSEAIEHYKKIFDIKPSIIVCDMHPDYLSSNYAINKHKENKTPLIKVQHHHAHMAACMADNNLNERVIGIIWDGTGYGLDSTIWGGEFLIGDYKDFKRVGSIKKIALPGGDRATKEIYKIKYSLLKDSLGNIPDDFVVSGDKDMINKMIDLELNTPRVSSMGRLFDGVASIIGIKDKVSYEGQAAILLESLATVCDDYYRFNIIKDDIIYFDWKDTILDVVYDVRKKVEIGKIAAKFMNTLVRVSSDMVKVISNEYGIRNIVLSGGVFQNIYILRRMKLELEKLQFKVYIHNKISTNDEGIPLGQIAVAAKGGGEICV, encoded by the coding sequence ATGAAAAGATCAAGAATAAACATAAATGGAATTGTTCAGGGTGTTGGATTTAGGCCATTTATTAACAAATTAGTTACAAATTATTGTCTTAAAGGATGGGTCAAAAACACATCGCAAGGCGTTATGATAGAGGTCGAAGGGGATGAAAACAGCATTTATGATTTTATAAACGATATAAAAAATAAATCTCCAAAATTGGCTTATATAGAAAAAATAGAATATGAATTTTGCAAAAATTTGAAATTTTATAATGAATTTCAAATAGAGAAAAGTCATCAATTTGATAAAAAATTCACCTTTATTTCACCAGATGTTGGAATTTGTGATGATTGTCTGGCTGAATTGTTTGACAAAAATGATAGAAGATATAGATATCCATTTATAAATTGTACTAATTGTGGTCCAAGGTTTACAATTATAAAGGATGTTCCTTATGATAGAGAAAAAACGACAATGAGGCAGTTTGAGATGTGCCATAGCTGCTATAATGAATATGTCGATATAGAAGATAGACGATACCATGCACAACCAAACTGTTGTTACATTTGTGGTCCTGAAGTATTTTTTAGTTATGATAATGAAATAGTCAGTGGAGAAGTTGCAATAAAAAAAGCTATTGACTTTATTAAACAAAAAAAGATTATTGCTATAAAGGGATTAGGTGGCTTTCATGTAGCTTGTGATGCGTTGGATGAAAAAACTGTAACTCAATTGAGATTAAGAAAGGGAAGAGAAGAAAAACCATTTGCGATAATGGTTAAAGATATCATAACAGCAGAAAAATTTTGCATTATAACAGATGAAGAAAAAGAAATTTTAAGCAGCTTTAGACGACCAATTGTTTTGTTGAAGAAAAAGAACAATCTGCTTGACTATATTTCCGATAATGATAGTCTGGGTGTTATGCTGCCTTATACTCCGCTTCACTATTTGATTATGGAAAATTTTGATGTTCTTGTTATGACGAGTGGTAATGAACATGATATACCTATTTATTATAAAAATGAAGATGCGGTAGAAGGATTAAAAAATATAGCTGATGGATTTTTAATGAATAATAGGGATATACATGTAAGATGTGATGATTCGATTGTTAAGGTTTTTGAAGGTAAAGAGTATTTTATAAGAAGGTCAAGGGGATATGTTCCATTTCCAATAAAATTTGATGTAGATGAACATATTTTAGCTTGCGGGGCAGAACAAAAAGGAGCATTTGCATTGAGCAAATCAGGGTTTATATTTTCAAGTCAGCATATAGGAGAATTGAGAAATATTGAGACATTTGAACATTATTCTGAGGCAATAGAGCATTATAAAAAAATATTTGATATAAAACCATCTATAATTGTGTGTGATATGCACCCAGATTACCTATCTTCAAATTATGCAATTAATAAACACAAAGAGAATAAAACACCTTTAATAAAGGTTCAGCATCATCACGCTCATATGGCAGCTTGCATGGCTGATAACAATTTGAATGAAAGAGTTATAGGCATAATATGGGATGGAACAGGTTATGGATTAGATAGCACAATTTGGGGTGGAGAATTTTTAATTGGCGATTATAAGGATTTTAAAAGAGTAGGTAGCATTAAAAAAATAGCACTTCCCGGAGGAGATAGAGCAACAAAAGAAATCTATAAGATAAAATATAGTTTGTTAAAAGACTCTTTAGGTAATATTCCAGATGATTTTGTGGTATCTGGAGATAAAGATATGATAAACAAAATGATAGATTTAGAACTAAATACTCCAAGGGTTAGCAGTATGGGTAGATTATTTGATGGAGTTGCAAGTATTATTGGCATTAAGGATAAGGTGTCTTATGAAGGTCAAGCGGCAATTTTACTCGAAAGTTTGGCTACGGTCTGTGATGATTATTACAGATTTAACATAATTAAAGATGATATTATTTATTTTGATTGGAAAGATACAATTCTTGATGTAGTTTATGATGTTAGAAAAAAAGTTGAAATTGGGAAAATAGCTGCTAAGTTTATGAATACACTTGTTAGGGTTTCATCAGATATGGTGAAAGTTATTAGTAATGAATATGGAATAAGAAATATTGTATTATCCGGTGGTGTTTTCCAAAACATCTATATTTTGCGTAGAATGAAATTAGAATTGGAGAAACTTCAATTCAAAGTGTATATTCACAATAAAATTTCTACTAATGATGAAGGAATACCATTAGGTCAAATTGCTGTAGCAGCAAAGGGAGGTGGAGAAATTTGTGTTTAG
- a CDS encoding calcium-translocating P-type ATPase, SERCA-type, producing the protein MAIKESDLYKENYKYGLSKHEAKKRLEKYGLNEIKQKKKKSALLIFLSQFNDFIVWVLFAATIISSFLGEIADAISIFVIIFMDAILGFIQEYKTERALEVLKELAAPTAKVIREGKQELIKASELVLGDIVVLETGDRVPADIILIESNSIQSDESILTGESVPVEKLKHDGGKIKNENLLYMGCMITNGSAIGRVIATGMQTEMGKIADMLEKIEETKTPLQEKLNKLGEYLVYIILIICVVVTVMGVLRGENLYKMFLVGVSLAVAAIPEGLPAIVTVSLALGVQKMMKRNALVKKLPAVETLGCTNVICTDKTGTLTQNKMTVRKIYISGREYSVSGEGYDLNGVFLYDSVKVNLKSNFAFNKMMECSVLCNNADIEDNKFIGDPTEIALLVLGAKSGYIKKDLSRFYSKVKENPFDSNRKMMSVIVSKNGKKYMYLKGAAEAVVNKCKYYLLDNNIVNFDNQLRKNILMANDLMAKKALRVLALAYKEITVNESEDELIFIGLCGMIDPPREEVFDAVLECKMAGIIPIMITGDHKLTAEAIAREIRILGEGDRILTGDDLDKLTDNQLEKIIKEVKVFARVNPSHKYKIVKAYKKQGLVVAMTGDGVNDAPAIKEADIGIAMGITGTDVTKETASLILMDDNFTTIVSAVKEGRIIYDNIRKFIRYLLSCNLGEVLTMFLASILKLPIPLLPIQILLVNLATDGFPAMALSLEKGEADIMQKRPRHKNESIFSDGLLYKIMMRGTLIGLCTITSFAFSLYYFGNIIVARTIALGTLILSQLLHVFECRSERKSVFELGIFTNLYLVYAVVSSLIILLFVIYIPFMQKIFYTRSLNLMQLFIVIVFSSMVSIISSLYWYKK; encoded by the coding sequence ATGGCAATTAAAGAAAGTGATTTATATAAGGAAAACTATAAGTATGGTTTGAGTAAGCACGAAGCTAAAAAAAGATTAGAAAAATATGGCCTCAATGAAATTAAACAGAAAAAAAAGAAATCTGCATTATTGATTTTTTTATCTCAGTTTAATGATTTTATAGTATGGGTTTTGTTTGCTGCGACTATTATTTCCTCTTTTTTAGGAGAAATTGCAGACGCAATATCTATATTTGTAATTATTTTTATGGATGCTATATTGGGATTTATTCAGGAATATAAGACCGAAAGGGCACTCGAGGTTTTAAAAGAGCTTGCGGCACCTACAGCAAAAGTTATTAGGGAAGGGAAGCAAGAACTGATAAAGGCAAGTGAACTTGTTCTTGGAGATATAGTTGTTCTTGAAACAGGAGATAGAGTTCCTGCGGATATAATATTGATTGAATCAAATTCTATTCAAAGTGATGAATCTATTTTAACGGGAGAATCTGTTCCGGTGGAAAAATTAAAACATGATGGTGGAAAAATTAAGAACGAGAATCTATTATACATGGGGTGTATGATAACAAATGGAAGTGCTATAGGAAGGGTAATTGCTACAGGTATGCAAACTGAGATGGGAAAAATTGCAGATATGTTAGAAAAGATTGAAGAAACAAAGACACCACTCCAAGAGAAATTGAATAAACTTGGTGAATACCTTGTTTATATTATTCTAATCATATGCGTCGTAGTCACAGTTATGGGAGTGTTAAGAGGGGAAAACTTATATAAAATGTTTCTTGTTGGAGTAAGTCTTGCAGTTGCTGCGATTCCAGAAGGGCTACCTGCAATAGTAACTGTATCCTTAGCACTAGGTGTTCAAAAGATGATGAAACGAAATGCTCTAGTTAAAAAACTTCCTGCTGTTGAAACTTTAGGATGTACAAATGTAATTTGCACAGACAAAACTGGAACTTTAACCCAGAACAAGATGACTGTAAGAAAAATATATATATCAGGTAGAGAATACTCGGTGTCTGGCGAAGGTTATGATTTAAATGGAGTTTTTTTATACGATTCTGTTAAAGTTAATTTAAAAAGCAATTTTGCATTTAACAAAATGATGGAATGCTCAGTTCTTTGCAATAACGCTGATATAGAAGATAATAAATTTATAGGAGACCCCACTGAAATAGCTCTGCTAGTACTTGGTGCAAAATCGGGTTATATTAAAAAGGACCTTAGTCGTTTTTATTCTAAAGTAAAAGAAAATCCTTTTGATTCTAATAGAAAAATGATGTCTGTAATAGTTTCAAAGAACGGCAAAAAATATATGTATTTAAAAGGTGCTGCAGAGGCTGTCGTAAACAAATGCAAATATTATCTTTTGGATAATAATATAGTCAATTTTGATAACCAGTTAAGAAAAAATATTTTGATGGCTAATGATTTGATGGCAAAAAAAGCATTAAGAGTGTTAGCCCTTGCATATAAAGAGATAACAGTAAATGAATCAGAGGATGAATTGATATTTATCGGATTGTGTGGCATGATAGACCCACCGAGGGAAGAGGTTTTTGACGCAGTACTTGAATGCAAGATGGCAGGAATAATTCCTATAATGATTACTGGAGATCATAAATTAACTGCAGAAGCTATAGCTCGTGAAATTAGGATATTAGGAGAAGGAGATAGAATATTAACAGGTGATGATTTAGACAAACTAACAGATAACCAACTTGAAAAAATAATAAAAGAAGTTAAGGTTTTTGCGAGAGTTAATCCATCTCACAAATATAAGATTGTAAAGGCATATAAAAAACAGGGGTTAGTAGTGGCTATGACTGGTGATGGAGTTAACGACGCTCCAGCTATAAAAGAAGCAGATATAGGGATTGCTATGGGCATAACAGGAACTGACGTAACAAAAGAAACAGCGTCCCTGATACTTATGGATGATAATTTTACAACTATTGTTTCTGCTGTTAAAGAAGGAAGAATTATATATGACAATATTAGAAAATTTATTAGGTATTTATTATCTTGTAATCTCGGAGAAGTTCTTACAATGTTCTTGGCTTCTATATTGAAGCTGCCTATACCTTTATTACCAATTCAAATATTGCTTGTTAATTTGGCAACCGACGGTTTTCCTGCGATGGCTTTGAGCTTGGAAAAGGGTGAGGCAGACATAATGCAAAAAAGACCTCGTCATAAAAATGAGAGCATATTTTCGGATGGACTTCTTTATAAAATTATGATGAGAGGAACGCTGATTGGACTTTGCACAATTACTTCATTTGCCTTCAGTCTTTATTATTTTGGGAATATTATTGTTGCAAGAACTATTGCTCTCGGGACATTGATTTTATCTCAACTTTTACACGTTTTTGAGTGTAGATCAGAAAGAAAATCAGTTTTTGAATTGGGTATTTTTACCAATTTATATCTTGTATATGCAGTAGTTTCATCATTAATAATACTCTTGTTTGTTATATATATCCCATTCATGCAGAAAATCTTTTATACTCGAAGTTTGAATTTAATGCAATTGTTTATTGTAATAGTTTTTTCTAGTATGGTTTCTATAATATCAAGTTTATATTGGTATAAAAAATAA
- a CDS encoding putative manganese-dependent inorganic diphosphatase translates to MLDLIYIFGHKNPDTDSIAAAIGYAELKRRLGFNAVAKRLGDINRETEFILDYFNVQQPELLQTVKTQLSDLNLDTVIPISPDASIKTAWMLMKKNNVKTLAVIDENERFLGLVTLSNITNKYMDTLENNIIKTPLRNILETLNAKLILGDESKFNSNGKIVVAALSPDSMEPYIEKGDIVIIGNRKDSQIKVLELGANCLIITGGYGVDEEILKLAKEQSSIIMTTANDTFTTARLINQSIPVKYVMTTENIISFHIDDFVDEIRDKMLQTRYRSYPVLDENNKIYGFISRYHLISQKKKLVILLDHNEKSQTVHGIDDAEILEIVDHHRVADIQTGKPIYFRNEPVGSTSTIIAGMYFENGIRPPKNIAGLLCAAIISDTIKFKSPTSTYIDKITAERLAEIAGINIEQFASEMFKAGTSLQGKTPEEIFYQDFKEFKLGKYNIGISQINTMDAENLGETKNNILNFMNKLCNQKGYDLLMIMLTDIIKEGSEILFVGEEKELISRAFNVKINENNVFLPGVISRKKQVVPPLSQIIE, encoded by the coding sequence TTGCTAGATTTAATTTATATTTTTGGCCACAAAAATCCCGATACTGATTCAATAGCAGCGGCAATAGGATATGCTGAACTTAAAAGGAGATTAGGATTTAATGCCGTTGCAAAACGTTTAGGTGATATTAATAGAGAAACTGAATTTATTCTAGATTATTTCAATGTTCAGCAACCAGAATTGCTACAAACAGTAAAAACGCAGCTCTCTGATTTAAATTTAGATACTGTAATACCTATTTCTCCTGATGCATCTATTAAAACAGCATGGATGCTTATGAAAAAAAACAATGTGAAAACGCTAGCTGTAATTGATGAAAACGAAAGATTTTTAGGCCTAGTAACTTTGTCAAATATAACCAATAAATATATGGATACTTTGGAGAACAATATTATAAAAACTCCATTAAGAAATATTCTTGAGACATTAAATGCTAAATTGATTTTAGGAGACGAAAGCAAGTTTAACTCTAATGGTAAAATTGTTGTAGCAGCCCTTTCTCCTGATAGCATGGAACCTTATATAGAAAAGGGAGACATAGTTATAATAGGTAATAGAAAGGACTCGCAAATAAAGGTATTGGAGCTTGGTGCTAATTGTCTGATAATAACAGGTGGTTATGGAGTAGATGAGGAGATTTTAAAATTAGCTAAAGAACAAAGTTCAATAATAATGACGACAGCTAATGATACTTTTACTACAGCAAGGCTTATAAATCAAAGTATTCCTGTCAAATACGTAATGACAACTGAAAATATAATTAGTTTCCATATAGATGATTTTGTAGACGAAATAAGAGATAAAATGCTCCAAACAAGATACCGCAGCTATCCCGTTCTTGATGAAAACAATAAAATATATGGTTTTATATCAAGATATCATCTGATATCCCAAAAGAAAAAATTAGTCATACTACTTGACCACAACGAAAAGTCACAAACTGTCCATGGCATCGATGATGCAGAAATACTTGAAATAGTGGATCATCATAGGGTTGCAGATATTCAAACAGGAAAACCAATCTATTTTAGGAATGAACCTGTTGGAAGCACTTCAACAATTATTGCTGGCATGTATTTTGAAAATGGCATTAGACCGCCTAAAAATATCGCCGGCTTGTTATGTGCTGCAATTATATCCGATACTATCAAATTCAAATCTCCAACAAGCACATATATTGATAAGATAACTGCTGAAAGATTAGCTGAAATAGCAGGAATAAACATAGAACAATTTGCTTCTGAAATGTTTAAGGCAGGCACATCGCTTCAAGGAAAAACGCCTGAAGAGATATTTTACCAAGATTTTAAAGAATTTAAACTTGGTAAATATAATATAGGTATAAGTCAGATAAACACAATGGATGCAGAAAACCTTGGGGAAACAAAAAATAATATATTAAACTTCATGAATAAGCTATGCAATCAAAAAGGATATGACCTTTTGATGATAATGCTGACGGATATCATAAAGGAAGGTTCTGAGATACTTTTTGTTGGAGAAGAAAAGGAATTAATTTCAAGAGCATTTAATGTAAAAATAAATGAAAATAATGTATTCTTGCCAGGGGTTATATCTAGAAAGAAACAAGTAGTTCCGCCGCTTTCACAAATTATAGAATAA
- the speD gene encoding adenosylmethionine decarboxylase, with product MNALGRHILAEIYGCDAEILNDRDKIEKIMVEAALHSGAEVREVAFHKFSPLGVSGVVVISESHLTIHTWPELGYAAVDVFTCGDHINPWDACNYLTERLGASHITASEVKRGLFDQPVQVKVSSL from the coding sequence ATGAACGCATTGGGACGTCATATTTTGGCAGAGATTTATGGATGTGATGCTGAAATTTTAAATGACAGGGATAAAATTGAAAAAATAATGGTAGAAGCTGCACTTCATTCTGGTGCTGAGGTTAGAGAAGTAGCATTTCATAAGTTTAGTCCTCTTGGTGTAAGCGGTGTTGTTGTTATTTCTGAATCTCACCTTACTATTCACACATGGCCGGAACTTGGATACGCTGCAGTTGATGTTTTTACTTGCGGCGATCATATAAATCCATGGGATGCCTGCAATTATTTGACGGAAAGATTAGGCGCATCTCATATTACTGCATCAGAGGTAAAAAGAGGTTTGTTTGACCAACCTGTTCAAGTAAAAGTTTCATCATTGTAG